Proteins encoded within one genomic window of Verrucomicrobiota bacterium:
- the trpS gene encoding tryptophan--tRNA ligase, protein MRILSGIQPSGALHLGNYFGMMRPAIDLVEQGEAYYFIANYHSMTSLFDPAERRRHTLDVALDFLACGLDPKRAVFFRQSDVPEVTELTWLLTTLTPMGLLERCHSYKDKLAKGISPNHGLFAYPVLMAADILLYDSNVVPVGRDQKQHVEVTRDIAIKFNELYGPTFVLPEPRIREEVAVVPGTDGQKMSKSYGNTIELFGEEKTLRKKIMSLVMDSRSPAEPKPDAGKNIAIQLLKLVAPPEVSREVEDRLRTGGLGYGDLKKTLFEHCWNVFASARAKRAELAADPAFVESVLRDGAQRARGIARNVLARARLACGID, encoded by the coding sequence ATGCGGATTCTTTCGGGCATTCAACCCTCGGGTGCGCTGCATTTGGGGAATTACTTCGGCATGATGCGTCCCGCCATCGATCTGGTGGAGCAGGGGGAAGCGTATTACTTCATCGCGAATTATCACTCGATGACCTCGCTGTTCGATCCCGCCGAACGGCGGCGCCACACCCTGGACGTGGCCCTGGATTTTTTAGCCTGCGGACTCGATCCGAAGCGGGCGGTGTTTTTTCGGCAGAGCGATGTTCCGGAAGTGACGGAATTGACCTGGCTCCTCACCACCCTCACGCCCATGGGATTGCTGGAGCGGTGCCACAGCTACAAGGACAAGCTGGCGAAGGGGATCTCCCCCAATCACGGCCTTTTTGCGTATCCCGTGCTGATGGCCGCGGACATCCTGCTTTACGATTCGAATGTGGTGCCGGTGGGCCGGGATCAGAAACAACACGTGGAAGTCACGCGCGATATCGCCATCAAATTCAACGAACTCTACGGCCCGACTTTTGTCCTCCCCGAACCCCGCATTCGGGAGGAAGTGGCGGTGGTGCCCGGCACCGACGGTCAAAAAATGAGCAAGAGCTATGGCAACACCATTGAACTCTTCGGGGAGGAAAAGACCTTGCGGAAGAAAATCATGAGTTTGGTGATGGACAGTCGCTCTCCCGCGGAACCCAAGCCCGACGCCGGCAAGAACATTGCCATCCAGTTGCTCAAACTCGTGGCACCCCCCGAGGTTTCGCGGGAGGTCGAGGACCGCTTGCGGACGGGCGGGTTGGGCTATGGCGATTTGAAGAAGACGTTGTTCGAGCATTGCTGGAACGTATTCGCGTCTGCCCGGGCCAAACGCGCGGAACTCGCGGCGGATCCCGCTTTCGTGGAATCTGTGCTGCGGGACGGAGCGCAGCGGGCTCGCGGGATCGCCCGTAACGTGCTCGCCCGGGCTCGTCTCGCCTGCGGCATCGACTGA
- a CDS encoding DUF1624 domain-containing protein — protein sequence MIIMALDHVRGFLSNAGVDPVDVSRTWPALFFTRWITHFCAPVFIFLAGTSAWFAGTRRTKAELCQFLWTRGLWLVFLELTLVRFGWRWEFRFHEFNAGAVIWAIGWSMVFLSCLIFLPTRVVGGFGLAMIVLHHTLDGVKSDAWGSAGWLWKVLHEGGLFDTPWGGKFAASYPLIPWIGVMAAGYAFGSIFAWDSPRRRQFLFRGGAAILLGFVILRAWNVYGDPSRWSSQRDAMTTLMSFLNCSKYPPSLLYLAMTLGPAWLLMGCIDRPLGAWAKPVLVFGRVPLFYYLLHLPLIHLIAIGAAMLHGQESALKSLLGAGGERPGFGFPLPWVYLIWIAVMLLLYPVCAWYARVKAKSKSAWFSYL from the coding sequence ATGATCATCATGGCGCTGGATCACGTGCGTGGATTTCTGAGCAACGCGGGAGTCGATCCGGTGGATGTTTCGCGGACCTGGCCGGCGCTGTTTTTCACGAGATGGATCACGCATTTTTGCGCTCCGGTGTTCATCTTTCTCGCCGGAACCAGCGCCTGGTTTGCGGGCACTCGCCGCACCAAGGCGGAACTTTGCCAGTTCCTCTGGACGCGCGGCCTGTGGCTGGTGTTCCTGGAACTCACGCTCGTGCGATTCGGATGGCGATGGGAGTTTCGCTTTCACGAATTCAACGCGGGCGCCGTCATCTGGGCGATTGGCTGGTCCATGGTTTTCCTGAGTTGCTTGATTTTTTTACCCACCCGGGTTGTCGGGGGATTCGGGCTGGCCATGATCGTGCTCCATCACACGCTGGATGGCGTGAAATCGGATGCTTGGGGCTCCGCCGGATGGTTGTGGAAAGTCCTGCATGAGGGCGGTTTGTTCGACACCCCCTGGGGTGGAAAGTTCGCGGCGAGTTACCCGCTCATCCCCTGGATCGGGGTCATGGCGGCCGGGTATGCGTTCGGTTCGATTTTCGCCTGGGATTCCCCGCGTCGAAGGCAGTTCTTGTTCCGGGGCGGTGCGGCCATCCTCCTGGGCTTCGTGATCTTGCGCGCCTGGAATGTCTATGGCGATCCTTCCCGCTGGAGTTCACAAAGGGACGCGATGACGACCCTGATGTCCTTCTTGAACTGCAGCAAGTATCCACCCTCCTTGCTCTATCTCGCCATGACGCTCGGACCGGCCTGGCTCTTGATGGGATGCATCGATCGTCCGCTCGGCGCTTGGGCCAAGCCTGTGCTGGTTTTCGGAAGAGTGCCGCTGTTCTACTATCTCCTCCATTTGCCTCTCATCCACTTGATCGCGATCGGTGCGGCGATGCTTCACGGGCAGGAATCCGCGCTAAAGTCGCTGCTGGGGGCGGGTGGTGAACGGCCGGGATTCGGGTTTCCCCTTCCTTGGGTTTACCTGATTTGGATTGCGGTGATGCTGCTCTTGTATCCGGTGTGCGCTTGGTACGCCCGGGTCAAGGCGAAATCGAAATCGGCTTGGTTCAGCTATCTATGA
- a CDS encoding histone deacetylase, translated as MKLHVIHDARCAGYHFRGHPERPARVSRTVEKLKAQSDIPIVWESPASVVESSLLRAHSEGHLKVIRHAAGDFDGDTPASPDIGEHAERSVGAALKALELARRGEASFSLMRPPGHHALRDRAMGFCYYNAVAVTALEALAKGMDRVAVFDFDVHHGNGTEAILLDHPGARFFSVHQHPCYPGTGTEHRGKNCFNFPVAPRTPAPKYREVLRRALDAMMAGQPQLICVSAGFDAFARDPLAQETLEAEDFQWMGEQLRRGGVPFLSLLEGGYSVELPELILAYLKGVTGQ; from the coding sequence ATGAAACTGCATGTCATCCATGACGCGCGCTGCGCCGGTTACCACTTCCGAGGGCATCCGGAACGCCCCGCGCGGGTTTCGCGCACGGTCGAAAAGTTGAAAGCCCAAAGCGACATCCCCATCGTGTGGGAAAGCCCCGCGTCCGTGGTGGAATCGAGCCTTCTGCGAGCGCACAGCGAAGGGCATTTGAAGGTGATCCGGCATGCAGCGGGAGATTTCGATGGGGACACCCCGGCGTCGCCGGATATCGGCGAGCACGCGGAACGTTCGGTGGGGGCGGCTTTGAAAGCTCTGGAACTTGCCCGCCGGGGCGAAGCCTCGTTCAGCTTGATGCGCCCCCCCGGCCACCACGCCCTGCGAGACCGGGCCATGGGGTTCTGCTACTACAATGCCGTGGCGGTGACGGCCTTGGAGGCTCTCGCCAAGGGAATGGATCGAGTGGCCGTCTTCGATTTTGACGTTCATCACGGCAACGGCACGGAGGCCATTCTCCTGGATCATCCCGGCGCGCGCTTTTTCTCCGTCCACCAGCATCCGTGCTATCCCGGAACCGGCACGGAACATCGCGGCAAGAATTGCTTTAATTTCCCCGTCGCGCCCCGCACGCCGGCGCCGAAATATCGCGAGGTGCTGCGGCGAGCCCTCGACGCAATGATGGCCGGCCAACCGCAGTTGATCTGCGTTTCGGCGGGGTTCGACGCGTTCGCCCGGGATCCCCTGGCGCAAGAGACTCTGGAGGCAGAGGATTTTCAGTGGATGGGCGAACAGCTTCGCCGCGGGGGCGTTCCTTTTCTGAGCCTCCTGGAGGGTGGTTACAGTGTTGAACTACCGGAGTTGATTCTGGCCTATCTCAAGGGCGTGACGGGTCAATAG
- a CDS encoding ABC transporter permease encodes MSRLPFELFLAFRYLRPKRTFVSVITLLSVIGVTLGVAVLIIVISVMSGFDREMKDKILGFNSHLKVMSSQGTLKTPRQVAEKVSAHPSVTGVSPFVMGQVFLEAHSGDGTSRVLAPVVRGVDPVSERRVSRIPDSMVAGQFDVRGNGVVLGVELARKLHLQVGDSISIYSIRNLKAMKDGAQRGMEEVVLPDDFEVRGIFDIGHFEYNELYVATSMGSAQDLYGLGADAHGLLVNVKEPEQVERVRQELEQTLGSAFEIVTWMDENGHLLDALVVEKNVMFYILFFIMIVAAFGITSVLITFVVQKTREIGVLKALGATRWQVLWLFLSQSVLVGTLGVVAGLGLGWLGVQYRNEFLVFMRQVTGFELFPARIYSFSKLPALFVPSDIAAICLGSLIICVLAGLLPAWNASRLHPVEALRHE; translated from the coding sequence ATGTCGCGCCTCCCTTTTGAGCTCTTTCTGGCCTTTCGCTATCTGCGGCCGAAGCGGACTTTCGTCTCGGTGATCACCCTACTTTCCGTCATTGGCGTGACCCTGGGCGTGGCCGTGCTCATCATCGTCATCAGTGTGATGAGCGGATTCGATCGTGAGATGAAGGACAAGATTTTGGGGTTCAATTCTCACCTCAAAGTGATGTCCTCCCAGGGCACCTTGAAAACTCCGCGGCAGGTCGCGGAGAAGGTATCCGCCCACCCCAGCGTCACGGGCGTTTCTCCGTTCGTGATGGGGCAGGTGTTCCTGGAGGCCCATTCCGGCGATGGAACCTCGCGGGTCCTGGCTCCCGTCGTGCGGGGAGTGGATCCGGTGTCCGAACGACGCGTCAGTCGAATCCCCGATTCGATGGTGGCGGGTCAATTCGACGTGCGCGGCAATGGTGTCGTCCTCGGCGTGGAATTGGCGCGCAAATTGCACCTGCAGGTCGGCGATTCGATTTCCATTTATTCGATTCGGAATTTGAAGGCGATGAAGGATGGCGCGCAGCGGGGCATGGAGGAGGTGGTGTTGCCGGACGATTTTGAAGTGCGCGGGATTTTCGACATCGGCCATTTCGAGTATAATGAGCTGTACGTGGCCACTTCAATGGGGAGCGCGCAGGACTTGTACGGCCTGGGCGCGGACGCGCACGGTCTACTCGTCAACGTCAAGGAACCGGAACAGGTCGAACGGGTGCGACAGGAATTGGAGCAAACGTTGGGATCGGCCTTCGAGATCGTCACTTGGATGGACGAGAACGGCCATCTGCTGGACGCGCTGGTCGTCGAAAAGAACGTCATGTTCTACATCCTGTTTTTCATCATGATTGTGGCGGCGTTTGGAATCACGAGCGTGCTGATCACGTTCGTGGTGCAAAAGACGCGTGAGATCGGCGTTCTGAAGGCGCTGGGGGCCACGCGGTGGCAGGTCTTGTGGCTTTTCTTGAGCCAGAGCGTGCTCGTGGGAACCCTGGGCGTGGTGGCGGGCTTGGGCTTGGGCTGGCTGGGGGTGCAGTATCGGAACGAGTTTCTCGTGTTCATGCGTCAAGTCACAGGCTTCGAACTTTTTCCGGCCCGCATTTATAGCTTTTCGAAACTGCCGGCCCTTTTCGTGCCATCGGACATCGCGGCCATCTGCCTGGGATCGCTCATCATCTGCGTGTTGGCGGGTTTGCTGCCGGCGTGGAACGCGTCGCGGCTTCATCCCGTGGAGGCCTTGCGCCATGAATGA
- a CDS encoding ABC transporter ATP-binding protein, translated as MNEEAKTTPREKSVEVVSVTKSYRLGARVVPVLRGIDLVIAAGEFVALRGASGAGKSTLLHLMGGLDRADSGRIFVEGAELSTLSGGALSAFRNARVGFVFQAYCLLPELDALENVCLPARLARVDASEASTRAVSLLDKVGLRGRLDHRPLELSGGEQQRVAIARALINRPKLLLADEPTGNLDSRTGAEIIELLIQLQREEGGTLVIATHDERVASRAPRQIELGDGVVV; from the coding sequence ATGAATGAGGAAGCGAAGACCACGCCGAGGGAGAAGTCGGTTGAGGTCGTTTCAGTGACGAAATCCTACCGGCTCGGAGCGAGGGTGGTGCCCGTGCTGCGCGGGATCGACCTCGTCATTGCCGCGGGTGAGTTTGTGGCGCTCCGGGGAGCCAGTGGCGCGGGAAAAAGCACGCTTCTGCATCTCATGGGAGGACTGGATCGGGCCGATTCCGGCCGCATTTTTGTGGAGGGCGCCGAGCTTTCCACCCTGTCAGGCGGGGCACTTTCCGCCTTCCGCAACGCGCGAGTCGGTTTTGTGTTTCAAGCCTACTGTTTGCTGCCGGAGCTCGACGCTCTGGAAAACGTCTGCCTGCCCGCTCGGCTGGCACGAGTGGACGCCTCGGAGGCATCGACCCGCGCGGTCTCCTTGCTGGACAAAGTAGGATTGCGCGGAAGGTTGGACCATCGTCCTTTGGAGTTGTCCGGCGGCGAGCAGCAGCGGGTGGCGATCGCGCGTGCCCTCATCAACCGTCCGAAGCTCCTGCTCGCGGATGAACCGACCGGGAATCTGGATTCCAGGACGGGGGCGGAGATTATCGAGCTCCTGATACAATTGCAGCGTGAGGAAGGCGGAACGTTGGTGATTGCGACCCATGACGAGCGGGTGGCCTCGCGAGCCCCCCGGCAAATCGAACTGGGGGACGGCGTCGTGGTTTGA
- a CDS encoding low specificity L-threonine aldolase: MSEITRDSRPERKRHFASDNYAGVCPEAWEAMQEANAGHAVSYGDDPWTQQAADLIRDTFETQCEVFFVFNGTAANSLSMASMCQSYHSILCHETAHVETDECGAPEFFSNGTKILQVPGPAGKIDPAGVERMVLKRSDIHYPKPRVVSVTQATELGTVYTPDELKAIWSKAKGFGLGFHMDGARFANAVASLAVKPKEITWQAGIDVLCFGGTKNGTQVGEAVVFFNRDLAREFDYRCKQAGQLCSKMRFLSAPWVGLLRDGAWLKHAARANAMATLLKDKLSAIPGVKLLFPVQANAVFAELPPNVIHALRQQGWKFYTFIGPGGCRLMCAWDTLEADVEAFAADVNRFMKEAPPIVPMTSVNHRKL, translated from the coding sequence GTGAGCGAGATCACGCGCGACAGCAGGCCTGAACGAAAACGTCACTTTGCCAGCGACAATTACGCGGGCGTGTGCCCCGAAGCCTGGGAAGCGATGCAGGAGGCAAATGCGGGCCACGCCGTGAGTTACGGCGACGACCCCTGGACCCAGCAAGCCGCGGACCTCATCCGGGACACGTTCGAAACTCAATGCGAAGTGTTCTTCGTCTTCAATGGAACGGCAGCTAATTCACTGTCCATGGCTTCCATGTGCCAGTCTTATCACAGCATTCTATGCCATGAAACCGCGCACGTGGAAACCGACGAATGCGGCGCCCCCGAGTTCTTTTCCAACGGCACCAAGATTCTCCAAGTGCCGGGTCCGGCGGGAAAGATCGATCCGGCCGGGGTTGAACGGATGGTGTTGAAGCGAAGCGATATTCACTATCCGAAACCCCGGGTGGTCAGTGTCACCCAGGCCACGGAGCTGGGGACCGTGTACACGCCTGACGAATTGAAAGCCATTTGGTCGAAAGCGAAGGGATTCGGACTCGGTTTTCACATGGACGGCGCGCGCTTTGCCAACGCGGTGGCCTCGCTGGCAGTGAAGCCCAAGGAAATCACCTGGCAGGCGGGAATTGACGTCTTGTGTTTCGGCGGCACGAAGAACGGAACGCAGGTTGGTGAGGCCGTGGTGTTTTTCAATCGAGACCTGGCCCGGGAATTCGATTATCGATGCAAGCAGGCGGGGCAATTGTGCTCCAAAATGCGATTCTTGTCGGCCCCTTGGGTGGGATTGCTTCGGGATGGAGCTTGGTTGAAACACGCCGCCCGCGCAAACGCGATGGCCACGCTGTTGAAAGACAAATTGTCCGCCATTCCCGGAGTCAAACTCCTCTTCCCAGTCCAGGCCAATGCGGTATTCGCGGAACTGCCCCCGAACGTTATCCACGCGTTGCGGCAGCAGGGGTGGAAATTCTACACCTTTATCGGCCCGGGCGGATGCCGGCTCATGTGCGCTTGGGATACCTTGGAAGCGGATGTCGAAGCCTTCGCCGCGGACGTGAACCGATTCATGAAAGAGGCGCCGCCCATTGTGCCGATGACCTCCGTGAACCATCGCAAACTTTGA